The Euphorbia lathyris chromosome 2, ddEupLath1.1, whole genome shotgun sequence genome includes a window with the following:
- the LOC136218677 gene encoding adenosylhomocysteinase 1-like, whose product MALLVEKTSCGREYKVKDMSQADFGRLEIELAEVEMPGLMACRTEYGPSQPFKGARITGSLHMTIQTAVLIEALTALGAEVRWCSCNIFSTQDHAAAAIARDSAAVFAWKGETLQEYWWCTERALDWGTGGGPDLIVDDGGDATLLIHEGVKAEEIYAKSGEFPDPSSTDNPEFQIVLTIIRDGLKSDPKKYHQMKDRLVGVSEETTTGVKRLYQMQASGTLLFPAINVNDSVTKSKFDNLYGCRHSLPDGLMRATDVMIAGKVSVVLGYGDVGKGCAAALKQAGSRVIVTEIDPICALQALMEGLQVLRLEDVVSEADIFVTTTGNKDLIMVSDMKKMKSNAIVCNIGHFDNEIDMLGLETYPGVKRITIKPQTDRWVFPDTKSGIIVLAEGRLMNLGCATGHPSFVMSCSFTNQVIAQLELWNEKASGKYEKKVYVLPKNLDEKVAALHLGKLGARLTKLSKDQADYISVPVEGPYKPAHYRY is encoded by the exons ATGGCTTTGTTAGTGGAGAAAACTTCTTGCGGCCGCGAGTACAAGGTCAAGGACATGTCTCAGGCCGACTTTGGCCGTCTTGAGATTGAATTGGCCGAAGTTGAAATGCCCGGTCTTATGGCCTGCAGAACCGAATACGGCCCTTCACAGCCTTTTAAGGGAGCCAGGATCACCGgttctctccacatgactattCAGACCGCCGTTCTTATCGAAGCACTTACCGCTTTGGGCGCCGAAGTCCGTTGGTGCTCTTGCAACATTTTCAGCACGCAAGACCATGCCGCAGCTGCCATTGCTCGTGATTCCGCCGCTGTTTTCGCCTGGAAAGGTGAGACTCTCCAGGAGTACTGGTGGTGCACTGAACGCGCTCTTGATTGGGGAACCGGAGGTGGTCCGGATCTGATTGTTGATGATGGTGGTGATGCTACTCTTTTGATCCATGAGGGTGTTAAGGCTGAGGAGATCTATGCCAAGAGTGGAGAGTTTCCTGATCCTTCCTCCACTGATAATCCAGAGTTTCAGATTGTTTTGACTATTATTAGAGATGGATTGAAGTCTGATCCAAAGAAATATCATCAGATGAAGGATAGACTGGTAGGTGTTTCTGAGGAGACCACCACTGGTGTTAAGAGGTTGTATCAGATGCAAGCTAGTGGAACTTTGTTGTTCCCTGCTATTAATGTTAACGACTCTGTTACTAAGAGCAAG TTCGATAACTTGTATGGATGTCGTCACTCTCTACCCGATGGTCTGATGAGGGCTACGGATGTGATGATTGCTGGGAAGGTTTCAGTTGTTTTGGGTTATGGTGATGTTGGAAAGGGGTGTGCTGCTGCCTTGAAGCAAGCCGGATCTCGAGTGATTGTGACTGAGATTGATCCAATATGTGCCCTTCAGGCTCTTATGGAAGGTTTACAAGTTTTGAGACTTGAAGATGTTGTATCTGAGGCTGACATATTTGTGACCACCACTGGTAACAAGGATCTAATAATGGTTAGCgacatgaagaagatgaagagcaaTGCGATTGTTTGCAACATTGGTCATTTTGACAATGAAATTGATATGCTTGGACTTGAGACGTACCCGGGTGTGAAGCGGATAACCATCAAGCCCCAGACAGACAGGTGGGTATTCCCAGATACCAAGTCAGGCATAATTGTGTTGGCTGAGGGACGTCTCATGAATTTGGGTTGTGCGACGGGTCACCCTAGCTTTGTGATGTCATGCTCTTTCACAAACCAGGTGATTGCACAGCTTGAGTTGTGGAATGAGAAGGCAAGCGGCAAATACGAGAAGAAGGTGTATGTTTTGCCAAAGAACCTTGATGAGAAGGTTGCTGCTCTCCATCTGGGAAAGCTTGGAGCTAGGCTCACCAAGCTATCCAAGGACCAGGCTGACTATATCAGCGTTCCTGTTGAGGGTCCTTACAAGCCTGCTCACTACAGGTACTGA